The genomic interval ggggcgagcgcaaaaaaaagagaagggggagggggagggggacgaAGGAAACGCTTGCCAGCACTCATTGTCTTTTTGGCAAACGCCTCCTGGGATAACCCGTCCAGACCATGTCACGCTTGAACGGTTTCGCCTCCAAGTGACAAACCTTGACAAGCGTGTATAATTCAAAACAGCTGTCAAACTTAGTTCCCCCAAAAACCTCCCTCCGATCTCATTTTGGGTTCATTGCAGGGTTTGCAGATTATAGATGCGAAAtataaattgtttttcttttaatcaaAATTAGAATTACAAAGTTAGCAAATGCGACTTTCGATATCACATTGAGCGTGATTTGGGTTGTCatgttttgtttataaaaGCCAATTTCGAAGCGAACACACACATGCAGAGTTTACTATACTCGCCTAAACTAGGCGATCTCAACATCATTCTATATGCACGCGGCTCGGAAACCTACCGTAAATTTACATAGTCAATGAAAGAGCCAAACTGCaagctggaaaaaaaaattccaatcCAACTCAAACGTCACTCTTCGCTCTTCGCTGTGAGCCAAAATGACAATGAGTGCTGGCAAGCGTTTCCTTcgtccccctccccttctcttttttttgcgctcgccccatTTTTCGCGCGGCCATATTCCTCGCTCGCTCTCTATTCCTgctgaaactccacagaaacgctaGCTACGCAGGCTAATTATATGGTAGGTAAAGATATGTTATGGAAGGTATTGTAATGCAACGCTTTACAGGCCGTGTCATCCAGGCTCTCCTACTACTCGTCATCGGCGATCGTCCAACGTTGTTTTGGGAAAAGGTTATTTATGTTTATTAATTCGACTGTcaatattctgcgaactctcGTAGATAAATTCTAACTGCTAAACCTTTTTCTGGCTAACGTCATTTAAACGTAAGAAATAATATTTGCTGCTGTCTGATTGGTGTAGCGCCTTTCGGAGAgaccatttcagtgctggaCTTTGAATGATGCTATATGGTTCGCAAACTTGGCACAGCAAGACAACACACTCAGGCGACATGACGGGAAAACCCTGAAAATGCGCACTACGAAGAGATGGAGAAAGAAGATACAATTCCTTACAATGGCCTtcagttccttgtattccggactgattttcccttttcaaaacacaaataacgtgaggccgaaatgcacatacccaaattttggctttttaagataatttttttccttgttcATCTCAAGAGCTCAAATTTCAacgacactttacaaaaagtcgcatcaattaaaaaaaaagtcgcatttgatttttgtttgatattactcactaagtacttaagggaattttccgccttatttgatATGAAATGAGCGTATTGGAAACGTCAAGTCAAGTCACTTTTCCCGTCATGTCCATTCGGGCGTTATATAAGTATTGAAATACATATGCATTGTTCTGCATTAAATTGCTGAAACACTCTTTGTAGACCCAGTGCCCTCgccaccacagggatcccgtgGCAGTCGTGGGTCACATTCTCCTGCAAGGTAAGTCACAGAAATGTTGtttagatgatgatgataagttAGATGATAAGTACTGGGTCCTTCACAAGGAGAGAATTAATGACTTGGGAGGGCCCCAAATCATTGCAGTTCAACACTTATCCATAACCACACTACGTAGAGGCATAAGTCCTTTTAACTCGACATTACAGCGAATTTCTTCGTCGCAAATCAATGTAATTGGCACTACAGTGGATCTAATTCGACACAAATCAATCTTGACACTACAAAGACAAAGCTCATTCGTCTCAAATCAATCTGTGCAACACTATTACGAATCTTATTCGACGTAAACCAAGCTACCTGACACTACGGATAATCTTTTTCGACGCAAAGTTATCTTGATACTACGACGACGAAGCCTATTCGCCGTAAAACAATCTTCTTTATGCTACGCtgaatttaatttaatgtaAATGAAACTACCTGACGAATGTTTATTCCATCTTCTCGACACTACGCCGAATCTTATTCGACGAAAGTGTTCTACTTAACGTAGGTAAATCTCATTCAAAGTTAGTACGACATTCAACTGACGTAATCCTCTCGGCATTAAGCGAATATTACCCGACTTGATTGCTTCACTGCAAAACGTAGCCATTAAGCGCATTTCCTTCACACTAGTACATCTTGACCTGTAAGATCTAAATGACTCTACAAAGCTTTAATATAACTTTGAAACCCGCTGATTTCCAAATTGTGCCAAGCGGACGTGCTAAGGTGAGTCTTTCATGTTGTGTTCCGTAGATCCCTGAGTGAGCGTGGAAGCCTTGCTGATGGCGAGGATCCAACACCAGTGGATTTTTGTAGTCTGCCGAGGAAGCTGTCTGCAAGTGGCACCGTGCTCGCTCCTCGCCCAACTTTGCCGTCAGGTAGATTGACAGAAGTCAACTTGATGAGGGAACTGCGCTTAGAAATGACGTGTATTTTTGGGTGGCGGCCTTGCGCGCTCCGACTTTTAGCGAAAAAATAACACAAGGCAATTTTTAAATCAATCGGCcagggcttattttcattaaaatatttttttgtcgctcaCTAGCGTGATGGTGTCAGAAATTTCTGTGATAATtgtggcttgaatttgccactccAAGAGtaacgtgttttttttagcaagTCGCCTATTCCCTTGTTATGTGATATATATGTTTATATATTTGCTTTTGGAGTTGAGCGTACTCGAATATTGATTGCTGGTCTCACTGGTAATGACCCCAAGTAACAGCCAAATCCTAGTGTATAGACATTTGTCTCCCCCAATATCTGCATAGATCAAGGTCCTTTTGGCTGCAAGAGGAACCAGGGTCTTATACCGCGTCTCTCTCACCTCATGGCGGCTAAGATGCACTTAATTTCTAGGTATTACCCGCTAAGGATCTCCCGAGAACTCGATTCTCTAGTACTTGTTTATGTAATAGTGGAAGTGAAGATGTTGAACTAtggcatttttgttttacatggCTGGactattaaaaaaatctaacATGGCTAGGTGATGATGCTCAGTCCCCGCCAAATGGTCAAATACATAAAGCATCCCAGTCTACCGAACACAGCATCCACCCCGAACCCACCCCTTCAACGTCAAGAGAGGAATGCACTCGAGACGCCAGCCCGATGGGGTCACATAAAAGCCAAGTCAGTTCACCACAATGGGATAACGGCCCCGCCCTTTCGAATGGACACACCGCCGGTCTGATCCCCGCTGCACAGGATACGGTTGAGGGTCATTCTAGCGGTAATTCCTCTAAACGGTCTTCAGTAAGCGATTTGTCAGAGGGCCTAATACGGAATCCCAAATTCTCGCCTTACTCTATCGGACCTAGCAGCGCTAGTGGGGATTTAGCACGCTATCCTAGTCCGGCTGGGTCAGTTAATTCAAGTAGGCATTCTCTTGTGTCGAATGAGCAAGCTGGACGTTCTGATAGCAAAAAAAGACATTCTCCTATCCCCGCTGTCGATAACGTGAGGAGGAGTGCAGCATCCCCTGGTTCTGACACCTGCGATAGATCACTTAGTGGAAAAGAAATTGCGCCTTCTCCAACAGAAGTATCACAAGCCCCTTGTGGATCCCCGCGTCCTGTTTCTGCAGGTTCTAATTCGTTTCGGTTTACAGTATCGCAGAGTGGGCAAAGTCCGTCTGGATCCCCGCGTCCTGTTTCTGCAGGTTCTAAGTCACATCAGTCACCATCAGCATCTATAACAGAAAGAGCAAGAAGCGCCGTATCTCCTCGACTTCCCTCTGTAGCATCAGGCAAGATTAGCAGTGCACCTACGTCCCCTACCCCTAGGTCTACCGTTTCGGACAGAACGGGCAGTGCTACCTCGTCCCCTAGACCTGCATTAGCCCTTTCGGACAGGGCATCAGACAGATCTCACCCGCCGTCAAGTCCTCCCTATCACCTGCCTAGTATGGAGCTACCTGCAGGAGGCCACGAGGTGTCCGCCTTTCCTCCGAGCATCCCTCCATCTGCCCATAACTCTGTCAGTAGCAGCCAAAGTGTCCGTTCTACCCCACTTCTGGTGACAGGGGTCGTCTCGTTGAGTGATACCCTGCCGTTCGAGGTGCGGCGTTCTCATGAAGAGGGTGTGGCTCGTGTCATACCGGGGTCAGCAGTTGGCGAGTCCGGCAGATCGAGCCGCTCATCATCGGTAAGTAGTACTTTGTGTACTTTATCCAAATTAATACAACTATTGTATGCAACGTTGATATTCGTCAATTCATTAGACTAATATAaagctttttttcctttatttatCTCAGATTTTCCCATACATTCTGTTGAtatccccctccccaaccccccccccccccaccccttaaCTATATTGCTTGCTTTATTTTGAACTTGCTTCTTTATTGAACTTGCAATGGACTTTTAATTTAAACCTTTAATAGAACATTACGACCGTAATCACCGTAAAGGTAATAAACTACAGCGATGCCAAAACCATACATTGTTGGCTTTTGATGGATAATCGTGCGATATTTTTCCTGCATTTAATGACAAATGTATAGGGTCCCTTGCTCATTTCGATCgaagaactgccatttgctaTTCACACTTTAAAATTTGATGGGGAtagctattttatttttaacctTCTTTCTTGTACATCTATCCTTATAATTGCATGTTGTatgaataattatttatatttgATTCAGAGCCCACCATCTGCGTACTCAGCGGAGCAAGAACGACCGACAACATCACGCCCCTGTCACACAAGCGCCACGGAATACTACCCTGATCGCCAAGCTCCGGGCCACCGTACGCCAGACAGACACACCCATAACAACCACGCCCCTGAAAGCTACCCTGCTGCCCAGCATACTCCTGAGCACCTTACCGACACTCGCAACACCCCTGACCACACCCATGTCGGTGACTCAGAAGGAACCTCCCCCCAGTACACCCTTACCAAAGTATCACCAGAAATGGAAGCCCTGGTGAGGGAGAGAGATGACTTAGCCAGAGAGCTTAGGCAGCGGACTGAGGCGTATGAGGCGGAGCTGCGGCGACTAAGGGCTCAGAATGACGACTTGAACCAGCAAGTGATCACCTTGCAGGTAAATACCAGGGATGCACCTCAAACACCCGAAAACTTGAACCAAACTTTATTTCCCTTAGATTTGTTTAACTGTATTTTTACCCCCCTAAACTCGATCCCTGGAACTCCTGATAACCGGGTACCTCCGTTACCCCAATTAAACTGAATTTTCTTTGCTGCATACATTTACGTATCCTACGTAATTCGATGAATTGTGCTGTCCAAATCAGCCTTTAGAAGTCTTCTGGATCCGCCAGTGCTATTTTCACTAATAGTTAGGTTTGTTATTTTCCTGCGAAAGAAAAATCCGCTTAAAATTTCTACAATTCTTACCAATTGGCACCGTTATCCACGTGTTATCCACAGTTATCCACCACTGTCAGTATGTTACGCCGCTATTTTCAACCTATAATCAAACTAGCTAAAGGAACTCACCTATTGCAGGCGTTGACTTTGGATGATACCGAGAGAGAACGCCTGCGTGACCTTGAAGAGACCGTGAGTGCGTTACGTGTCACGCTGCAAGAGAAAGAAGCGGAGATCACGCAACTCCAGCAGCGTTGTCAAGAGCTGGACAAGAGCAACCAAGAGCTACAGGACGAGGAGGCGAGCCTCAGGACCGTGAGCCAGCTTACCGTGCGCGACCTGAACACCATCAATCAACAGCTTCAGGCAGAGGTAAGTCACCATGGAAACAACGTCAATCAACAGCTTCAGTCAGAGGTAAGTTACCATGGAAACACCATCAATCAACAGCTTCAGGCAGAGGTAAGTTACCATGGAAACAACGTCAATCAACAGCGTCAGGCTGAGGTATGTTACCATAGCAAAAACGTCAATCAAAAGCTAAAGGCTTCTTTGTTTTACAATGGCAACAGCATTAATAAATCATAGGGATTTATGTTATCTTTCCTTTCCTGCTTTTGTTTTGCAAAATCATACAACATTGCGCTCACAAAGGATTGTCTGATGAAGGGGGTGAGGGAGGAATGCGCAGTCAAAAGGCATTTTATGAAAAAATGATAGTAtttgactgactgactgactttTTGGCTGTcaggtgcgcgcgcacctcCCTAGGCACTTCTCTATCACTGGATGCCAATCATTGAGAAGAGTAACACCTCCTTTATTAAAAAATGTACATCAATCGACAAATTCATTTCTTTTTCCGCTCATAGATCACTGACGTCAGGCGAAAGTCTCGTGAATCATCGCCCCGTGGCACCAGCAGTTCAGATGAAATCTCCCAGCTGAGCAAGGCGCTTGGCGAAGTGGCGCGACTGAAGGAGGAAAAGCGGAGACTACAACACGAGTATGACAAGATAAAAAACGAACTGGAGACAACCAAAGCGCAGAATCTGCTGAGACAACTTCGGCTGAGCAAGGGTGACGAGACACGCCCTAAAGCGCTCCCGTCAGGGGTGGTGAGACACAACAAGACAAGTTCCTCAGGGGTGGGGAGCTCGCACTACTCCTGGTCAGACAACAACTACGACTCAGCATTCAAAGTTGGCTCCACAAATCCGCATGACTTCACGGATATATATAAGTCTCGTCACGTGACCTCGCATAGACTTTACCGGAGCTCACTCGGTGATGATTCTGATTATTCTGATAACTCGGATATTCTGGAAAGCCACCGACCGTATCGCGACCGCTTCCGAACACTAAGTTCAGAATCTTCGTCCTCTTCTCTACTGGATTACGATCCCGCTATATACCGGTCAGCGGCTTTCTCTGGTCGGGGAGAGCCTGACAAAAGAAGATATCGGAGCTATCAACGGGGTAAGTGATGAGTTCTTGTGATGCTTGTTTACCTATTTATTTGGTACTCTTGGAGCAATGCGGGTTTCGAAACGtgaatttttattatattatttttgaaCCAGTAGTTTTGATGGATAAATAAACGACAGTTGagtaaattaataaataaattaatcccgttttttttttattatcctcATGCACCGTGAGCCCTGTAGACAATGACAACCAAATGTCTCAATATGTATTATTTCATTTAAGGGATGGGCTCGCTGACGAATCTTTACGAAGCGTCTAACGCAAACAGTAAAGCATCTCACCAGAAATCAGCAACAACCATCCCTCGGCATGTAGAATTCGACACCAGTCTCTCCTCTTACACTTCGGACACCTCAGTAACCACTCCTTGCAAGAAAAACGGTATCGGGCGAAATACTGGTACCTTCTTCACCAAGCCCTTCGCGCCAAACTCCCCACAGGATATTCAACTGGGCATGCGTGTTCTGGTGACCCGGACTCGTGGCAACGTAGGAAGGGGCGTAGTCAAATACGTGGGCTCGTTACCAGACCGCACGGACACATACATCGGCGTAGAGCTGGACTCGGGAGGTGAGTTAATGTGATTTGCGTGACGCGTGGTTT from Nematostella vectensis chromosome 14, jaNemVect1.1, whole genome shotgun sequence carries:
- the LOC5501046 gene encoding signaling mucin HKR1 is translated as MLCPLCLQDVGEVNELEFHYLASCPEYKKGGRTSEDIDNDVLVRFRWATMRQCTPKQVHFISSLAGSVALRWNAVEGMFESSLQYVPLGSHMGQLAVGDDLLPTSEILITPHSDVVYIFTADEPENSDHSVTSNPPMDENVKYMQQNGDDDKDIHGDDESCHDAVGKPNEAADLSPLYKELLHYQVSHGEPSWVPRSGDNSPVPSPDDSLLWSIPLPGLEDSGLSSRETADQHLYEETADPKLYRETTDYQFDRETADYHSYRKTADQELYGKTADHQSDREPANQELYRETADYRSSAVQQAHREGSPVSRLPGHISPVRSPTYSRDQSNETSPLSSRSSSPTQDNRLSVDREDSFSEYSSGSEGEDQNTAGQKLIDQNACLSRQSRESGPTSLKTDRDKIIGAERALAEDPLPDESFSHNGTFLTSDLQMVENTSVCNNATSPRSIHDPVPSPPQGSRGSRGSHSPARSLSERGSLADGEDPTPVDFCSLPRKLSASGTVLAPRPTLPSGDDAQSPPNGQIHKASQSTEHSIHPEPTPSTSREECTRDASPMGSHKSQVSSPQWDNGPALSNGHTAGLIPAAQDTVEGHSSGNSSKRSSVSDLSEGLIRNPKFSPYSIGPSSASGDLARYPSPAGSVNSSRHSLVSNEQAGRSDSKKRHSPIPAVDNVRRSAASPGSDTCDRSLSGKEIAPSPTEVSQAPCGSPRPVSAGSNSFRFTVSQSGQSPSGSPRPVSAGSKSHQSPSASITERARSAVSPRLPSVASGKISSAPTSPTPRSTVSDRTGSATSSPRPALALSDRASDRSHPPSSPPYHLPSMELPAGGHEVSAFPPSIPPSAHNSVSSSQSVRSTPLLVTGVVSLSDTLPFEVRRSHEEGVARVIPGSAVGESGRSSRSSSSPPSAYSAEQERPTTSRPCHTSATEYYPDRQAPGHRTPDRHTHNNHAPESYPAAQHTPEHLTDTRNTPDHTHVGDSEGTSPQYTLTKVSPEMEALVRERDDLARELRQRTEAYEAELRRLRAQNDDLNQQVITLQALTLDDTERERLRDLEETVSALRVTLQEKEAEITQLQQRCQELDKSNQELQDEEASLRTVSQLTVRDLNTINQQLQAEITDVRRKSRESSPRGTSSSDEISQLSKALGEVARLKEEKRRLQHEYDKIKNELETTKAQNLLRQLRLSKGDETRPKALPSGVVRHNKTSSSGVGSSHYSWSDNNYDSAFKVGSTNPHDFTDIYKSRHVTSHRLYRSSLGDDSDYSDNSDILESHRPYRDRFRTLSSESSSSSLLDYDPAIYRSAAFSGRGEPDKRRYRSYQRGMGSLTNLYEASNANSKASHQKSATTIPRHVEFDTSLSSYTSDTSVTTPCKKNGIGRNTGTFFTKPFAPNSPQDIQLGMRVLVTRTRGNVGRGVVKYVGSLPDRTDTYIGVELDSGEGKHDGSFGGKRFFRCKPNRGIFVSYNKVVMCYG